The region acttataaaaaaaatattagcgAACTCTCTAAAATTAACTGATTCCTTTTGCACTCTCTCTATTTTGTTTTGAAATACCCAATTTCAAAGTATCTATACATGAAATTGATTTGTTATACACACATTATAGTATACAATGTGTTTGTGAAAATGTTTCTATTCATTTTTCCCCTCTCACAAATAGTTTTAACATTACTGTCATAATGTTTTTTTGTCCGATGTTTTCCAAATCCAACACTCAGAACCAGTATGCCAAGAATCATTGCGGACAGGATGAAGGTATGAGAATATCTATATCTATTTTTATTAACTTGGTGTGTAATGTTATTTCAAGGATTGTATTGAaataaaattctattttcaaggaGATCGTCAAAAATAAATACATGATATCATTCCATTATTTCATCTGTATAAGGCCAATAACCTTACCATTCCAGTTCGGAGAAGAAAAAATCAGGGGATCAATGATGTAAATACTAAATATATCTATATTCATATACGTATatgcatatatatgtatatatttcttGTCATTAGGAATGGAAGCTTTGTGCTTTAGTTTCCCATACAGATTTTCTTCTAATGTGTCTATGGATTGATTAAAATTGTAAAAGCCATGAAGTGTATCTTTTGAGTGTGATTATTCTTTTTAGAATATTGATTATTATAAAATTTAGCAGTTACGTGCTATTAGTTATTTGATTTATAAAACTTgaattttaattgattttggtATGTGAGATTTCGTGATTATCAAGTGAGACTTTGTAGAATCTCTAATATGGTGTAAAACACCATATCAAATGAGGCTCCACTGGGTATTGTTTCTCTGCCGAAATTTTCATTTCTAAATATAAATTAATGCAATTGAGATGAAATGTCAATATATGTGAATGTTAACCAAGATGTACGTACTAATGTAAATACAGACAGTGACCTTTAGTATACAGGATTTTCATTCTCTAGGTTGTTAAATAGAGTATTGTGCTCCTGTAATATATGGATACCTGTACTTAACTTTTGTATATTCATTCTTTATGCACACGATCAGTAACAATATCTCAATTTAGCTGGTCAttatctttcttctttttctataCAGAGAACAACATTTATATGGTATCAGTAGCCTCTTTGGCCACTGCCTCCGATGTCTAATACCGACGAGCATACCCCACTGGCTCCACTCACTCCCACCTCTGCCTCTATTCTTATCCAAACCCCTGATTCTTCTTCTTCATCCTCCACTTCCTCTTTTCCCTCCTTACCCAGCCCGTTTCTATAAAACTTTATGATACCAATATGCTACTCTGGAAAAATCAGCTACATAATGTTGTTATTGATAATGGTTTGGAGGAATTTTTTGAAGGTTTCAAAACCTATTCCTCCAAAAAAATTTGATGATGCTCGGACAGACCTCAATCATATGTATACCACCTAGGCGAGTCAGAATCAGCTCGTGATGTGTTGGATTTATTCCTCTCTCACTTCGGTGATGATGGGTAAGATTTTTCACTATGCTACTGCTCGTGAGATCTGGACTGCGTTTCATCAAGTCTACGAATCCCCTTCTATGGCTACTATTCTTGTTCTTTGTACTCAGCTTTGGTGCATTAAGAAATCTGGTATCTCTATTTCTGAATATCTTCATCAACTTAAGGGATGTATTTGACAAGTATGCTACTATTGGTGAGCCTCTCTCTTCAGTGATCAATTTACCTATACCCTTGAGGGGCAGTTTTGTCACCTCCATCTCTGCTCGTGCTGATAAACCCTCTATTGAGGAAGTTCACAACCTTCTTCTGTCATGTGAATATCGCCTCAGTGTGGGATTGGCTACTCCTCAGCTGGAACTAGCCCAAGCTAACCTCACCCAACTTCCCCACACCAACTCCAAACCCAGAAAGACCAATTACAAGCCCTTCCTGTCTTATCTTTCTGTCCCTCCTTTTAACCACAGCTACCCTCCTCAAACACAAGCTCCCTTCTCCACTGATCTTCTTGGTTGACCCCCTGCTCCTCCTTCCCACCCTTTGAATTGTTCTACTTCTTTTAGTTCCAAACCACAAAGCCAAATTTGTGGTAAACTTGGCCATAGTGCCCTTACCTGCTACTAACGCATTCCTCTCTCCTATCAACCTCAGTATAGGCCTCCATTTTCTGCCCCTTCCCCTTCAGCCTTTGCCTTCCTCACTACTGCTTCCCCACATTCCTCTGATGACCCTGCTTAGTACATGGATTCTAAGGCATCTCACCACTTTAATCTTGAGTTTGGCACTCTTGATGATGCTCATCCTTTCACTAGTACTAACCAGACCATGGTAGGTAATGGTAAGTCTATCGGTATATCTCATATTGGTGCAGTTGTGCTCCCTACATCTTCTAGACCTCTTCATCTTTCACATGTTCCTCGTACTCCTTCTATTGCTAAACAACTCATTTCTGTTACTAAACTTTGTTCTGATAACAAAGCATTTGTTGAATTGTATCCATCATTCTTTCTTGTGAAGGATCTCATCTTGAAGACCCTCCTCGCTCAAGGGCGCCTTGAAAATGGTCTATACAAACTTTCCTCTCCTTACTCTTTGCGTGTCTCGTCTTCCGATGCTCTTGTCCATGACTTTCTTGCACAGTCTTCCTCTCTTCAAGTCGAGCACAATCATCTCGGACATCCATCACTTGCTATAGTTAAACGTGTCTTACATTCCTGTAATGTGTCTCCCAAGTCTGATTTCTTTTTTTGTAATGCTTGTCAAATGGCCAAAAGCCACAAACAACATTTTCCTTTATCTCAGTTTAGGTCTTCTGTACCTTTTGAATGAATACATTCAGACTTGTGGGGACCTTCCCCTGAAAATTATACTACTGGTGCTCATTACTTTCTCTTGTTTATTGATGATTTCACGTGTTTTACTTGGATATCTCTTCTCCCTACTAAAGATGCTACCAAGTCATATTTTCTAAAGTTTAAGTTTCTTGTTGAGACACAATTTAATGCCAAAATATGGAAACTTCAAACTGATTGGGGTGGTGAGTACTGTCCCCTCAAACCGTTTTTAGAAACACATGGCATTATCCACCAACTCTCTTGTCCCCACACACCAGAACAAAACAGGCATGTTGAACGCAAAAGTCGTGACATTGTCGAGAAGGGCCTTGCCTTGCTTGCCCAATCTTCTGTTCCTTTACACTTTTGGCCATACGCTTTTCAACAAGCTGTCTATTTGCCTTCCCACTCCTCTCCTCTCTCATAAATCTCCCTATGAATGTCTTTATTCCAAAGTTCCTTCTTACTCCTCTTTACGTATCTTTGGTTGTGCTTGTTTCCTGTTTCTTCGCTCGaacaataaaaattaattgcaaTTCTATTCTATTGAGTATGTATATTTGGGGTTTAGTGCTCATCATAAAGGGTACTTATGTTACATGTTGCCACTGCTCGCCTATACATCTCCTGCTATGTAGTCTTTCATGAGACTGCctttcctttctctccttctctttctaTTTCTTTTGCACCTTCTCCTCCTACtgcctcttcttcctcctcctactgcctcttcttcctcctcttccTTCATTCCTCTGCTATTCGCACCTCCTTTCTCTCCCTCTATCCTCTATCCTCTGCCTCCCGTCCCTTCTCCTCCCTCACCTTTTATCCCTGTCCCATCTTCTCCTTCTAGTTCTTCTCCTGCCTCaccctctctttcttctcttccttcttctctttctaTACAGAGAACAACCCTTACAGTGAATGATGACGTACTAGGTCATGCGCATTGCAGGTCTATTGATCATTTCGTTTTGATCTCTCGATCAAGGCAGTCATGTACTTAATTATAGGGAGATAATTACAACCCAAGTATTTGGTATTTTATTGCCTATCTTGATTTCTTCAGTTTTGACATGGATTTTGAGATTGTTTCCGTCTGAAGTATTACCCAGTTATTCTTTATTGGttacaaatatttaattttgttttgtttggttGGCATGTTCTGTTCCATCTGGTTGAAATGTTATATTTTGTTGTTGAAGTTTCTAAGTAGCTTATAGGTTCTCTATTGGCTCTTCTCTATGCTTTACAATATTGTCATTCTCCATATTCAAAATGCATACTATCACGTGACATCAATTTTTGATCTCACCTTCAATTTTTGATTTCAACTTCAATAGTTGAAAATATGTTACGCCATAACATGCATTTTAAACTTGTATGGGTTTGGTTGGATGCATTACACTTGGTTTAATTTCAAATACACgttcattgtaaaaaaaaaaaaaaaaaagcctaaGCCGGTTAATAAATCGTCAAAAGCCACAAACCCAAAAAAACCCCTCAACCCGTCACATAATCAGCAGCAAATTATATGTTGAACATTTCAAAATCCTAAATAAACCGCCAATACACCCTACTAAATTCATCATCTAAAATGTCCTTTCATTGTTGACAATCTTAACAAACATACAAACAAAAATGATCACGataagtatatataatatatggaGGAAGATACCACAAAAATAACCTAATTGTTATGTAAATAAATATTGGCCAAAAAATAACAAACCGGGGAGTAAGAGGCGATGAAAGGtcaatatgtaaaaaaaaaaaagaacgaaggaaggaAGTTCAGAAAAACCACGAGAGCAGTGTGTTTGACTACACGATTGAGATTGCTATTAGGAAATAGTTAATATGGTCAACCTCCTCTATAACCTGAAGATACTTTGACAATTTATAGCAACCACTTCCACTACATAGCACTTTACATAAAGCTGAGCAACAAAAAAGAGGCCACCAACGTCCAAATGAGAACATCACTTGCAGTCACCTTCATCGTCATCATCTTCTAGTTGGTCACCTTCGCCATCAGACTTATCAGAATCATCTTCGTCATCATCTTCAGAATCATTGTCATCCTTTCCCTGCCCAACAGTAAATTTTCAGAAGTAAGAAAATGGATTTTTCCTAGTTCGAATGTCATTTGAATAACTCCCCCTAATGGCACACTAGAAATCTTTTGAATTGAGAGAGACCTCTGGATGGGCCAAACAAAAAGAAACTAGAATATACACCTCACACAATACAACATCTATCAGTTGAAAACAGAACTGAGATTATGTTCATTTAGCAAAATGTGTCCATTATGGAAATGGCATCTGGTTTAAAGTCAGACAGGATCTCCCATTTATGCAATTAGGAGCACAAGACTAGTTACACTACaaacaaaaaagtcatttttattTACCTCTCCGTCagcttcttcatcaaaatcttcCTCATCAGGATCCTAAGTCAGGTTGCAGTAAAAAGTTAGAAATTTTATAAAGTAACACAGGTTTGCAGTAAAAAAAAGGGTTTAAATGGTGGTTACGTTGTTGAAATATGTAAGGGGGTTCGGCCACAAATCCTCTTTAATTATATCCGCAATCTGCAAAGCAGAAAAAGTGCACGAAAGACTCAGCACAGAGTTCAAGAACATAATTTGAAATGCTACATGAGCATAAGCATTGTTGCTGCAAATAGAACTAACCTCATCATGGATATCATCCATGTCATCTTTCTGTTGAGTATCACTGAACCAACTAAAGAAGCTAAATCAAAAAGGTAAAACAGGAAATCAGTAAGCTTTCAAATCATAAGGAATTAGTCTGCTACGGTGATGCATTTTCTTCAGGCAAAACCAGACAATATTAGAATAAATCAGAACCTACTATTGTAATCGATACATTTCACATAGGTAAAAGATAAACAAGCAAAAGAGAAATTGAAAACTAGGTGTATTTCTTAAATTCCTCCTCCAAATTTGCTTCCATCCTAAAactaaaagaaacaaaaaatatcaaattttgcATATTTAAAAAGATGCTTAACCACAATTATCTTATGGACCATGTTGACCAACAGCATGCAGAAACTGATTTTGAGGCAGCcataaattaaatgaaaagattacagtaaTGTCATTTAAAACTGTCATTAAAGAGAGCACATTCAAGTGAAAACCCACTTATCACAATTGGAAGAAAAAATTAATTAACAGTAACAACAAATAATTCAATCACTAATGAAGGTGTGTATTAGACTAAAAAGGCTGCTTTAACAATTCAGTAAACTTCTACCTTGAGAACAAAATACTGCATAAGCTCATGTCTATCTGAAATAAAGAACTAACCTTTCTTCAGTTGGAGGCCTCTTGTTCCCTTTCTTCTCATGGCTAACTCCATTAGGTATGCCCTTAAGAAATAGGTATTTAATTAGTTACAATACCCACAAATAAAACAAAAGCGATAATGACATTAAGTCACTTATAGAAAGGCCCATACCATTCCCTCTTTCCACTTTATTGATGTAGCAGTAATTTTTGTTCCTTCATCATGGAATATAAAAGTCTTGGTAATCTTTGTATCCTCAAAATAAGGATTGGGGCTAAAGTTCTGTAAAATAATGGAGACAACACCATGGCCACTTAGTATATTACCGAACTGAATCGCACCATAAAATATTATGACCCAAAATGAATTCAAAGCAAAGATAGAAGataagaaaaactcacaaatgaGATTGAGTAACCCGATTTCACATCTTTGAAGTCCTCAACCTCTAGGGAAGTTAAATGTTTGAAAATCTGAAGAAGAAATTATGAGTACAAATATACTAGTGTATAAGAACATGATAAAAGAACTATTTAAAATGTATTACAGAGCCCCTCTGGAAAATTCTTTGCTTTGAAAAACTAAAGGGAAATAGTTAGCATATAATCGATGAGTTGTATTAAAACCATAGTAAACTGACAATGTACATTAAACAATGTTGTAATAAAATGAACAACATCAGTAGTAATAGATTTCTGGACCACAGCACAAATAAATAAAACCCCAACCTTTTGATCTTCCTCACTCAAAAGCTCGCTAAGAGCAGGGTGACTCAGAAACTGCAAAGTAGAgggaaaaaaaatcattaatttaAACAATTCATTAACTAGATTATAGACGACCATATAATCTCTTTTCAAAAGTTACAGGGAGAAACCCAGATCACTTACAGCAGTTAACCAAAAATCAGGAATAGATTTTATGATATCATTCCGCTTATCATACACTGGCTTGCGTATCTCATTGTACTTCTGCTCCACCTCCAAGACTTTATCACTGGCCTCCTCATTGATCTAGGATGCTCAGATAAACAATAAAAAAGTTAATACATTTCTCCAAGCAGCTAATTACTACTATGTGCTTATAACAATAACTGATCATACTTTAAACTCAAACCAACCAAAGTTACTTCTTTGTTTGGTTCCTCCATCTTAAAAGTATAGAGCCATAAGGTCCAAATGTAATGTAGAACAAAATAAACAGAGCATTTAACccaaaaataaatattacaataatAGCAGCCACAAACCCAAATTTCCCTATTCTATCTTAAATCAGAGGGTGGAGAAACTCACAATTGcttataattcaaaaataaaaaatacatacatacatatatacgaCACAATCCTGACCCAAACCATCATATTTCTAATTAAATTCACACATGTTTAATAAGAGTTATGTCAATGATCCAAACCCCAATATGTTACTCGGGAAAAGCATGTTTATTAgtcaaatcaattaataaaaaaaatatacagacATAACAAACAATCCTGACCCAGAAAATCATGTCTATTTGAATTCACGCATGTTTAATAAGAGTTGTGTCAGTGATCAAAACCCAACAATTTCAATCGGTAAAAGCACACAAGTAAATGATAATatgcacatatatagatatataatatatgtatacgGTTCAATTAAGCTTGATTTTCCAAATAATCACCAAAAACAGAAAAGTAAAAAAAGAATAAACTCTCTTAAAATTTTCGGGTTGTAAATTAGAATGCATTGGTTCAAGGACTCGGGCAATTTCACCTTTTCAAGCTCGTCTTGCATCTCCTGCAATTTCTCGATGGAAAGGACGAGCTTCTCATCGATTGCATCGGAATTTTGGTCTTCGCTTTTGTCAGCGAGTTTCGGCTTTTTGCCTTTGTCCTCCACAATCTTCATCTCTGGCAAAAACCCTAGTTCACCTTCTGAAGCTCCGCTAAAACCCTAGCGCCAGTGATTTTTTTGGTACTCGGTGAGGGAAGTGAGAGAAAGTGTGCgagtgagagagaaaaaaaaaaggttaggGTTTTGGAGGGTTGAGATATTCTATATTGGAATAAAAGTAAACTGCTTTAATTCTACCAATCAAAACAAGACATGTCAGTAACGGGATGAGTTCATAGGATTCAAGTCTGTCCGTTTTAATGGTAGAATTTACATtccggtttttttttttttttcaatttaactaTTTATATGCGAatttactttgctaatgtttctATGGTTTTTTGCAATAAAAAAAGAAGGCCAATTATGTAATTCCTCTATTAGTTTTGAGGGATCACACACTTCAAGAACTCGTGGATAGATGGATTTAAGGATAGGCTGCATTTTTGGTATCTAATAGTTGTGAGTTGGCCATTGAAAAGTAAGGGTAAAAAAAAAGACTGAAATTGGTTACCGACTTTTTTTTGTGccattttgttttttattttccttttggtAAAGTAACTCGTGTCTTCTTCTTCACCAAATATCATTTTAGTCGTcttcttttttgttattttttcacCATCCCTTTTTTACATTCTCTTCTGTCTGTGTCGTTAACTCATTTATGAGGCAATCTTGTGATAGTTTGAATTGAAAACCGAGTTCCCTTTTCGGCATCAAAACTTGGCAAGGTCCCAAATTCATCATCTTCAAATCAGGCATACCTTCTCAGGCTTCACTCTTCTCCTGCTTTTGCAATGACCAATGGGTATAATTATAAGAACTCTTTTCTCCATTACAGTTGATATTTTTTAGTTTCGTGTTTGGATTTCATTGTACATCTATCTGTAATATCTTATGTGATTGTCTCTGTcttgtttattgattttttttttaattttttgggaTTGGTTATGGTCTGTTATGTTGGCTGAACTTTTATAATCTCAAATTATACTTTTGATGCTCTCAATTGCTTTGTTTAAATTTTTGTTAGATCTATTCACTTTTATATGGGTGGATTTGTCATGCATGAAATTATGTTGACCAACATGTGTAGTGGTGATTATAAAAAATGCAATGGATTGAATAGACACATTAATTAGTGAGAATAATCTACAAATCAAAAAGTATTTTTTATGTTATAAAGGAATTTGAGAATTGGAAGTGATCCAGCAGTAAAAGATTTAGCATAGCATTTGATGTTCTGATTTGTTTCTTCTATTTAATATACTTTGCATTTGATCTATTTTGGTGATATTATAATACATATGGTTCAAATTTTGAGTGTCTTTGGCGTTAATAAAAGATTAAGGACATAACTAGGTTTTTTGTAATAATCTTgtgatttttttcttttgttattcgtattgatttttttttttttttttttgcttttatcATATAATTATGAGTAATTATATCAActatgataaaaataaaaaagaaaagcttCATATGATGGAAGTTCCACCACGGTTTCAATTCATGTGTTCTTCTTTGCTCTTCATGTGGCTTCTTTGCTCTTCTTTGCTCTTCATCTGTTCTACTTCTGCCTTTACAACACACTTATTATTTCCAGTATTGTCTATTTTTCATAATTCTTAGAACTCTTATACATAGTTGTTGTGATTGTATTCTACATTTTATTTCATCTAGATTTAAAGAGGTGTGAAGTGTTTATGATTGTAGTATCGAAGTATTTCATTCCGCTAATATGAGGACAACCCCAGAAACTTGTAGAATGCACTGGAATACATTGAACGATATAACTAGAAAAAACTTGGTAATAAATATACGTATATCctttttccttttggcaacaaATGTTTTGAGTTGTCATGTTTGTGAGTGTCTTTTTGCATTCCTTGAAATCTTAAATTCTACATTTCTTGTCATCTAGATTTAGAGAAGTGTGaagtgtttattatttttagacCCTAGGTCACCCTACTAATGGTTTatcattgttttttattttttgaagagACTGACAGAAGCATAATATGTTCTATATTTAATAAAAGGGTCCTGCATTGTGACTAAAATGGCAGCTGCAATGTAATTGTTCACCAAGTTACTAAAATTAATTATAGCATTCATTAAACCAACAAAACTTAAAGTTGCAAAAAAGAGTGAAAATTCTTAATTAGGAATAACTTTAGCATTGAAGTATctcatgttggggttttatgccctaaataaaactcaaattctttgtaatctcattttattatcaataaaataatagaaatcattttttgacttggtcaatcactttactcacatgttttattttcatgattatttgtttaatataaacttctattaaatcccgagcatataactaatcttatttatagtgacgtaatcacagtggaatataaatatgattatatgttcaaaataagtcagtcctaagattagtcagtgcacaggatttacactgacttgccaatctacaatatgatctacttacacattacagtgttatgttctttccagaacattagcaaagtagataagatcggatgtatttgttacatcggactggaccgatattgacagttgataagataagtaaacataccgctattatctattttagtcatatcatatagttgaccataggtcaattcaatctcaattctgagtgattagtattctaactggttgtattatttgagttctttgacttgttcgttactagtttaccctacggactagcctatacttacatcttgggaactcagtagtataattgagtggaagtgttaatcacagatatgaacatctatagcttctgatgaagaagtgaaacgatggtttccttttagtttggttcaaggtgttaaatgatagagatctcatttcagtaattaaattagtttactgaaatatcatttacaaggaactaagtgtttttaggataaaatacaatgaggggtaaaacggtattttagtcctatctcattgtagaccgtctatagaggattgagtgacaattatggttgtaacaatggataattaatagcgtatctatatttgttatagagtgttttatgaattcaagagtgcaattccaagtctatagtagagtcatgaggaattaataagttagtaaatttagttgttagatttatgataacttattggagcttgatttcataggcccatggtccccattgtaccttggataaaatcatctagagagtctcaattaattgatttaatcatcaattagaattatcaaagttgactatgtcaattttggatagtttcacagagttgtgtaattttgagaagaaaagagaaattatgtcagatttattaattaagataaattggtatctaaataataaataagtttaaatcaaggttcaaattataaataattaatttgatcaaggatttaaataattatttaattaa is a window of Humulus lupulus chromosome 4, drHumLupu1.1, whole genome shotgun sequence DNA encoding:
- the LOC133830522 gene encoding NAP1-related protein 2; this encodes MKIVEDKGKKPKLADKSEDQNSDAIDEKLVLSIEKLQEMQDELEKINEEASDKVLEVEQKYNEIRKPVYDKRNDIIKSIPDFWLTAFLSHPALSELLSEEDQKIFKHLTSLEVEDFKDVKSGYSISFNFSPNPYFEDTKITKTFIFHDEGTKITATSIKWKEGMGIPNGVSHEKKGNKRPPTEESFFSWFSDTQQKDDMDDIHDEIADIIKEDLWPNPLTYFNNDPDEEDFDEEADGEGKDDNDSEDDDEDDSDKSDGEGDQLEDDDDEGDCK